The genomic interval GCTTACTGCCTGATTCTGGAGGACTACTTTGCTGTTCCCCCGACGCACGGCATTCTGCGCTATGGCGACAACGAGTTTACGATCGAATATACGCCAGCGCTGCGGCGCAAAGTGATTCGCCTACTAGAAGAGATGCAGCGCTGCAGCGCCGAGCAGCCGCCGCTCCTTGCTCGCCAGAAGGCGGCCAAGTGCCGTGCCTGCCCCTTCCAGACCATCTGCCCTATCGGACGACGCTGGTAGCCAGTACCGCAGCAGCTCCAGGCCGGCGCCAGGAGTTGACAGCTATGCCTGGGCGCACTAAACTGGACCCAAGAACAGCGCGCGGGGTCACAGGTGGCAGCGGAGTCGCCTCTCTTCCTCTCTGTTCTGTTCTTGCCCTGTTACTTACAAATAAAACAGCACAAGCAGCTGTGCTTGCCTGTTGTTCCATCTTGTTTGGTCTGGGAGAAGCTCTTCTCATGGCAAGCGAAATTATTGAACTCACTGGACATATCATTGACTCCTGGACGTTGCCGCGCGCCTGGGACATCATCATGGATCGCGGCGGTGACTTCCTCATCCAGGAGATTCAGGTCGGGAAGCATAAGAGCGAGCCGAGCTATGTGCGCATGGAGATCAAGGCCAACGACGAGCAGACGCTCGATCTGATTCTCTCGGAGCTACAGCAACTTGGGGCGATGCTGGTCAATGGCCACGATGTGCGCACAGCGCGTGTGGAACAGCGGGGAGTGCTCCCCGAAGGTTTTTATTCGACGACGAACCTACCGACCCAGGTCCGGCTCGGGGGCCAGTGGATCGACGTTGAGCATATCGAGATGGATGTGGCCATCGTCATTGATCGTGAGCACCGCCGTGCCTACTGCAAGCCAATGCACGAGGTCGAGATCGGCGATGAGGTGGTGGTCGGTCACGAAGGCATCCGCGTGCAGTCCTTTGAACGCGCACGCGAGCGCGAGATCTTCGCCTTTATGCAGAGCGATGTCTCTTCCGAGAAGGCAAAGATCTTGATGATCCAGCATATCGCGCGCCAGATGAAGGAGACGCGGGACCGCGGGGGGAAGATTCTCTTTGTGCTTGGTCCGGCGGTGATCCATACGGGGGCGGGCCGCTATGTAGCGGAGCTGATCCGCCGCGGCTACGTGCAGGTCATTTTCGGAGGAAACGCTATTGTGACTCACGATGTGGAGACAGCCCTCTTCGGGACTTCGTTGGGGGTCGATCTACACACGGGTGAGCAGGTTGAGGGTGGCCATCGCAATCACTTGCGCGCGATCAATGCTATTCGGGCGGTCGGTTCACTAGAGAAGGCGGTCGAGGTTGGCCTGCTCCGCGAAGGGCTGACCTATGAGGCGATCAAGCATCAGGTGCCGCTAGTGCTGGCCGGCTCGATCCGCGACGATGGCCCGATGCCGGGCGTGATTACCGATATGCAGGAGGCACAGCGTCAAATGCGCCAGGCCCTGCAAGGGGTGGAAATGGCCATTATGGTGGCTTCCATGCTGCACGCCATTGCCACTGGTAACCTGCTGCCGGCCACCGTGCGTACGGTGGTGGTGGATATCAACCCGGCAGTGGTGACGAAGCTGGCCGATCGCGGCAGCTTCCAGGCCGCTGGCCTGGTCACGGATGCCGAGCTCTTCCTGCGTGAGCTGGTCGAGGCTTTGCGGCGCGAGGCCGATCTTCCCAACGTGGCAACCTTGCAGGCCAGCCCCAGCCACACCCACAGCTAGCGACGTTGTCTCTGCTCTCCCTTATTCAGCACCGCCGTCGCTTGTTCCCGCCTCTCCGCCCGCCACAGGCTGACGGGGCGGGGCTTTTTGTGTTAGACTGATGACCGGCTGCCTGGCAGCCTACCGCTCGGCTCCGACGACAGATAGATAGCCGAGCCTGCCAGGATAACCGTACCTCTCTGCCTGCCCTGCGACCTCCGCGCTGCCTTGACAGGCGGAGACCGGGGAGAGGTGCAATAGCAG from Thermogemmatispora onikobensis carries:
- a CDS encoding ornithine cyclodeaminase: MASEIIELTGHIIDSWTLPRAWDIIMDRGGDFLIQEIQVGKHKSEPSYVRMEIKANDEQTLDLILSELQQLGAMLVNGHDVRTARVEQRGVLPEGFYSTTNLPTQVRLGGQWIDVEHIEMDVAIVIDREHRRAYCKPMHEVEIGDEVVVGHEGIRVQSFERAREREIFAFMQSDVSSEKAKILMIQHIARQMKETRDRGGKILFVLGPAVIHTGAGRYVAELIRRGYVQVIFGGNAIVTHDVETALFGTSLGVDLHTGEQVEGGHRNHLRAINAIRAVGSLEKAVEVGLLREGLTYEAIKHQVPLVLAGSIRDDGPMPGVITDMQEAQRQMRQALQGVEMAIMVASMLHAIATGNLLPATVRTVVVDINPAVVTKLADRGSFQAAGLVTDAELFLRELVEALRREADLPNVATLQASPSHTHS